From the Tripterygium wilfordii isolate XIE 37 chromosome 6, ASM1340144v1, whole genome shotgun sequence genome, one window contains:
- the LOC119999536 gene encoding uncharacterized protein LOC119999536 — MSNVCMARYHGIPQKSVKQLCPGRRTFESKHGHLQRRGISSDHGSGSCRSLSIRPAQFLSTTALPVVCPPSSLVLSAHITPFDAPQRSDEWFALRKDKLTTSTFSTALGFWKGNRRQELWNEKVFVCEAQIVEVSKRGAMDWGVLNEAAAIDRYKSITGDDVSQLGFAVHSAAQYDWLGASPDGLLDCYSGGGILEVKCPFNKGKPETAQPWSTVPFYYMPQVQGQMEIMDREWVNVYCWTPNGSTIFRVHREHQYWEFIHRILREFWWENVIPAKDALLLGREEEANSYKPASTHKQTGFAIAKSIKLASEAKLLCREIAGHVEFYR, encoded by the coding sequence ATGAGCAATGTCTGCATGGCTAGATACCATGGTATCCCCCAAAAATCCGTGAAACAATTGTGCCCTGGTAGAAGGACTTTCGAATCAAAGCATGGGCATCTGCAACGAAGAGGGATCAGTAGCGATCATGGAAGTGGATCATGCAGATCCCTTTCCATCCGTCCTGCACAATTTCTTTCTACAACTGCCCTTCCTGTTGTTTGTCCTCCCTCATCACTAGTATTGTCTGCACACATTACGCCATTTGATGCACCGCAACGGTCAGATGAATGGTTTGCCCTTCGAAAGGACAAGCTGACCACAAGCACCTTCAGTACTGCCTTGGGGTTTTGGAAGGGTAATCGACGCCAGGAACTCTGGAATGAGAAAGTATTTGTTTGTGAGGCACAAATCGTGGAGGTTTCAAAAAGGGGTGCTATGGATTGGGGTGTTCTCAATGAAGCAGCTGCAATAGATCGATACAAAAGCATCACAGGTGATGATGTGAGCCAGTTAGGATTTGCCGTCCATTCAGCAGCACAATATGATTGGCTCGGTGCCTCCCCTGATGGCCTTCTTGACTGCTATTCAGGAGGTGGCATTCTAGAGGTGAAGTGCCCATTCAACAAAGGGAAGCCAGAGACTGCCCAGCCCTGGTCAACTGTGCCTTTCTATTACATGCCTCAGGTGCAGGGTCAAATGGAGATCATGGACCGAGAATGGGTTAATGTGTATTGTTGGACCCCAAACGGAAGCACCATATTCCGTGTCCATAGGGAGCATCAGTATTGGGAGTTTATACACAGAATTTTACGGGAATTTTGGTGGGAAAATGTAATTCCTGCCAAGGATGCTTTGCTGCTGGGAAGGGAAGAGGAGGCAAATTCATATAAGCCAGCATCTACCCATAAGCAAACA